The following proteins are co-located in the Pseudomonas synxantha genome:
- the tssA gene encoding type VI secretion system protein TssA, with protein sequence MSLVIDVPVDIVERLLAPIDAEQPAGHFDVEDETYQAIDQEMVKLGGLRESDIDWPYIDEASRDYLATQCKHWRIVGHLQVVWLRTRQWVRWADALGLIAGMVEQYWDNAYPKPGPTGYLNKRKQFQRLLEDLGQVLPTLERSSFEPAYQVAAQRALANLQQCVDSAKLDAAALDTLQRQLDKYSEPAAVNAPARTPTASGALDAAFFSPPKPQAPSNEREQRRAVLNMAEQINQQDPYDPTGYQLRRFGLWSHLRTVPPITRDRRTELTAVPKDIVDGYQDALNHNAIEPNLLLRIEKSVCASPYWLRGSYLAAEVASRLAMEEVGAAIRQTCERFVCRLPAVLELCFSDGTPFVDAQTQAWITGADQAQATGSPVQEYAGLRDELASQLNSEGVEVVLLRLQELHATHDAPRQRSYATVIAADLLASRGLSWLADDLYASVARLMRETTAQGWEPELYRKVATIISERKD encoded by the coding sequence ATGTCGCTGGTAATCGATGTTCCGGTCGATATTGTCGAGCGGCTGTTGGCCCCCATCGACGCCGAGCAGCCTGCTGGGCATTTCGATGTGGAGGACGAGACCTACCAGGCCATCGACCAGGAGATGGTCAAGCTGGGCGGCTTGCGCGAGAGCGATATCGACTGGCCCTACATCGACGAAGCCTCCCGCGATTACCTGGCGACCCAGTGCAAGCACTGGCGCATCGTCGGCCATTTGCAAGTGGTCTGGTTGCGTACCCGCCAGTGGGTACGCTGGGCCGATGCTCTCGGGCTGATTGCAGGTATGGTCGAACAGTATTGGGACAACGCCTACCCCAAACCCGGCCCCACCGGTTACCTGAACAAGCGCAAGCAGTTTCAACGCTTGCTGGAGGATCTGGGTCAGGTACTGCCGACCCTGGAACGCAGCAGTTTTGAACCGGCCTATCAAGTGGCGGCGCAACGGGCGCTGGCTAACCTGCAACAGTGCGTCGACAGCGCCAAGCTCGACGCCGCAGCGTTGGACACGTTGCAACGGCAGTTGGACAAATACAGCGAGCCGGCCGCGGTGAACGCGCCTGCCCGTACGCCCACTGCCAGCGGCGCTCTGGACGCGGCCTTTTTCAGCCCGCCTAAACCGCAAGCGCCAAGTAACGAACGTGAACAACGCCGCGCCGTGTTGAACATGGCCGAGCAGATCAATCAACAAGACCCCTACGACCCCACCGGCTACCAACTGCGCCGCTTCGGCCTGTGGTCGCATTTGCGCACTGTGCCTCCCATCACCCGCGACCGTCGCACTGAATTGACCGCCGTGCCCAAGGACATCGTCGACGGCTATCAGGACGCGCTGAACCACAACGCCATTGAGCCGAACCTGCTGCTGCGCATCGAAAAAAGTGTCTGCGCCTCGCCGTACTGGCTGCGCGGCAGTTACCTGGCCGCCGAGGTCGCCTCGCGGCTGGCGATGGAAGAAGTGGGGGCCGCCATTCGCCAGACCTGCGAGCGGTTTGTCTGCCGTTTGCCGGCCGTGCTGGAGTTGTGTTTCAGCGACGGTACGCCGTTCGTGGATGCGCAAACCCAGGCCTGGATCACCGGCGCCGATCAGGCGCAAGCCACCGGCAGCCCGGTGCAGGAATACGCCGGGCTGCGCGACGAACTGGCCAGCCAGCTCAATAGCGAAGGCGTGGAAGTGGTGCTGCTGCGCCTGCAGGAACTGCACGCCACCCATGACGCCCCGCGCCAGCGCAGCTACGCCACGGTGATTGCCGCTGACCTGCTGGCATCCCGTGGCCTGTCGTGGCTGGCGGATGACCTGTACGCCAGTGTGGCGCGGCTGATGCGCGAGACCACGGCGCAGGGGTGGGAGCCGGAGTTGTATCGGAAAGTGGCAACCATTATCAGTGAACGTAAGGACTAG
- the tssC gene encoding type VI secretion system contractile sheath large subunit — MESAAAQVLVADEQPSLLDQLLANTTIRPSQEGYAVARQGVAAFISEILQSGDHQQPVNKHRVDQMIAEIDRALGKQMDVILHQPQFQQLESAWRGLKLLVDRTDFRENIKLEMLHVTKEELLDDFDNAGDITRSGLYKHVYTAGYGQFGGEPVGAIVGNYTFGPSSPDIKLLSYVASIGAMSHAPFVSAAGPELFNLEGFQGLPDLKEVSDIFDGPRHTKWRGLRESEDARHLALTLPRFLLRAPYSTDDNSARSFGYDETVDGNHDNYLWGNTAFLMASRITDSFARYRWCPNIIGPQSGGAVDDLPVHLYESLGQLQAKIPTEVLISDRKEFELAEAGFIPLTMRKDSDNAAFFSANSIQKPKNFPKTREGQEAQTNYKLGTQLPYLFIVNRLAHYIKVLQREQIGSWKERQDLERELNDWLKQYIADQENPSSDVRSRRPLRAAKVVVQDVEGNPGWYQVSLAVRPHFKYMGANFEISLVGRLDTQ; from the coding sequence ATGGAAAGCGCCGCTGCCCAAGTATTGGTGGCTGACGAACAGCCGTCCTTGCTCGATCAACTGCTGGCCAACACCACAATCCGCCCCTCCCAGGAGGGCTATGCAGTTGCCCGTCAAGGCGTGGCTGCGTTCATCAGCGAAATCCTGCAAAGCGGTGATCACCAGCAACCGGTCAACAAGCACCGCGTCGACCAGATGATTGCTGAAATCGACCGCGCCTTGGGCAAGCAGATGGACGTGATCCTGCATCAGCCTCAGTTCCAGCAACTGGAGTCGGCCTGGCGTGGGCTGAAGCTGCTGGTGGATCGCACGGACTTTCGCGAGAACATCAAGCTGGAAATGCTGCACGTCACCAAAGAGGAACTGCTGGACGACTTCGACAACGCCGGCGACATCACCCGCAGCGGCTTGTACAAGCACGTCTACACCGCCGGATATGGCCAGTTTGGCGGCGAGCCGGTGGGCGCGATCGTCGGCAACTACACCTTTGGCCCCAGCTCGCCGGACATCAAGTTGCTCAGCTATGTGGCCTCCATCGGCGCCATGTCCCATGCGCCGTTTGTGTCGGCGGCCGGGCCTGAGCTGTTCAACCTGGAAGGCTTCCAAGGCCTGCCTGATCTCAAGGAAGTCAGCGACATTTTCGATGGCCCACGCCACACGAAATGGCGCGGCCTGCGCGAATCAGAAGACGCCCGCCACCTTGCACTGACCCTGCCGCGCTTTTTGCTGCGCGCGCCCTATAGCACCGACGACAATTCGGCCCGCAGTTTCGGCTACGACGAAACCGTCGACGGCAATCACGACAATTACCTGTGGGGCAACACCGCGTTCCTGATGGCCTCGCGCATCACCGACAGCTTCGCCCGCTACCGCTGGTGCCCGAACATCATCGGCCCGCAATCCGGAGGCGCGGTGGATGATCTGCCGGTGCACCTGTATGAATCCCTCGGCCAGTTGCAGGCCAAGATTCCTACCGAAGTGCTGATCTCCGACCGCAAGGAATTCGAGTTGGCCGAAGCCGGTTTTATCCCGCTGACCATGCGCAAGGACAGTGACAACGCGGCGTTTTTCTCTGCCAACTCGATACAGAAACCGAAGAACTTCCCCAAGACCCGCGAAGGCCAGGAAGCCCAGACCAACTACAAGCTCGGCACCCAGTTGCCGTACCTGTTTATCGTCAATCGCCTGGCCCACTACATCAAGGTGCTGCAGCGCGAACAAATCGGCAGTTGGAAGGAACGCCAGGACCTGGAGCGCGAGCTGAACGACTGGCTCAAACAATACATCGCCGACCAGGAAAACCCTTCGTCCGATGTGCGCAGCCGTCGCCCCTTGCGCGCCGCAAAAGTCGTGGTGCAGGACGTGGAAGGCAATCCAGGCTGGTACCAGGTGTCGCTGGCCGTGCGCCCGCACTTCAAGTACATGGGCGCCAACTTCGAGATATCCCTCGTCGGTCGGCTGGACACCCAATAA
- a CDS encoding type VI secretion system Vgr family protein, translating to MPRQSDLRFTFEPLKGDAFDVVSFKLDESLSQPFKLTLELASHNAAIDFNNVLDLAGLFTIWRGETPVRYVHGLVSLFTQGDIGFRRTRYSAIVEPTLARFNLRSNWRIFQAQTVPDIITSVLAEQKLTDIRSEICFEHQPREYCVQAGETDLDFIDRLAAEEGLLYTFEHRADGHTLVLTDRVGGLGTIGTHTDCPVIYQPMAGGDSMEPALSRFHYTEQVRTAVQVQRDYTFTHPRYNQQHTVTGDQDLNNQHKDYERYDYPGRYKRDIAGKPFTKTRLAALRNDAKLAHLEGDDARLQPGLAFDLSDHPREDFNDRWRTIAITHEGKQHTSLQEEAFGSDSGTSYELKATAIRWTSDWKAPIGNKPRIDGPQIATVVGPPGEEIYCDEWGRVKVQFPWDRSDKNNDHSSCWIRVTQGWAGATWGSMAIPRVGQELVISHLDGDPDQPIAIGRAYRQTNLPPYELPKLKAIATTKSREFGGTQANELRIDDTTGQISAALMSEHTHSALHLGYLTHPRHYGGGRPRGEGFELRTDGHGALRAAKGLLLTAEAQLKAGAGQLERQQVIEVLQAALTLARQLGASAENAQAIALNAQPQQSLTDAVNALGHGANDQANGTGNGAQPIIALSGPAGVAAATSRSIVMGAGEHIDSVAQQNQQLTAGKKVVVNAGDEIGLFAQGGDMRHIAHKGQLLLQAQHNSIQVQADQSVEISASQQHVLVAADKHITLLCGGAYIKMQGGHIELGMPGNFTVKAANKYFVDPSHAAAQLNSWPSTSFNERFQTFFANGQPIRNRAYALVRKDGARFEGRTDGDGFVTLQQGMTLEGLALQWLENGEPA from the coding sequence GTGCCTCGCCAAAGCGATCTGCGTTTTACCTTCGAACCCCTGAAAGGCGACGCCTTCGACGTTGTTTCGTTCAAGCTCGATGAAAGCCTGTCCCAGCCGTTCAAGCTCACCCTGGAACTGGCCAGCCACAACGCAGCCATTGACTTCAATAACGTGCTCGACCTGGCGGGGCTGTTCACGATCTGGCGCGGTGAAACTCCGGTACGTTACGTGCACGGACTGGTCAGCCTATTCACTCAGGGCGATATCGGCTTTCGTCGTACCCGCTACAGCGCGATCGTCGAACCCACCTTGGCGCGCTTCAACCTGCGCTCCAACTGGCGCATCTTCCAGGCCCAGACCGTGCCCGACATCATCACCAGCGTGCTGGCCGAGCAGAAACTGACCGACATTCGCAGCGAAATCTGCTTCGAACACCAACCCCGCGAATACTGCGTGCAGGCCGGCGAAACCGACCTCGACTTCATCGACCGCCTCGCCGCCGAAGAAGGCCTGCTCTACACCTTCGAGCACCGCGCCGACGGCCACACCCTGGTCCTCACTGACCGCGTCGGCGGCCTGGGCACCATCGGCACGCACACCGATTGTCCCGTGATCTACCAGCCAATGGCCGGAGGTGACTCGATGGAACCGGCCTTGAGCCGCTTCCACTACACCGAACAGGTGCGCACCGCCGTGCAGGTGCAGCGCGACTACACCTTCACTCACCCGCGCTATAACCAGCAGCACACCGTCACCGGCGATCAGGACCTGAATAACCAGCACAAAGACTACGAACGCTACGACTACCCTGGTCGCTACAAGCGCGACATCGCTGGCAAGCCCTTTACCAAGACCCGCCTGGCTGCGCTGCGCAACGACGCCAAGCTGGCGCATCTGGAAGGTGATGACGCCCGCCTGCAACCGGGGCTGGCGTTTGATCTCAGCGATCACCCACGCGAGGACTTCAATGATCGCTGGCGCACTATCGCCATCACCCACGAAGGCAAACAACACACCAGCCTGCAGGAAGAAGCATTTGGCAGTGACAGCGGCACATCCTATGAACTGAAGGCCACGGCCATCCGCTGGACCTCCGACTGGAAAGCGCCGATAGGCAACAAACCACGCATTGACGGCCCGCAGATCGCCACCGTGGTCGGCCCGCCGGGTGAGGAGATCTATTGCGATGAATGGGGCAGGGTCAAGGTGCAGTTCCCGTGGGACCGTTCGGACAAAAACAACGACCACAGCTCGTGCTGGATCCGCGTCACCCAAGGCTGGGCCGGGGCGACCTGGGGCTCGATGGCCATCCCCCGTGTGGGGCAGGAATTGGTGATCAGCCATCTGGACGGAGATCCCGATCAGCCGATCGCCATTGGGCGAGCGTACCGGCAGACCAATTTGCCGCCCTATGAGCTACCCAAGCTGAAAGCTATAGCAACAACCAAAAGCCGCGAGTTCGGCGGCACCCAGGCCAATGAGTTGCGTATTGACGACACCACCGGGCAAATCAGTGCGGCATTAATGAGCGAGCACACGCACAGCGCTCTGCACCTGGGTTACCTCACGCATCCACGTCACTATGGCGGTGGCCGGCCAAGGGGCGAAGGCTTTGAATTACGCACGGATGGTCATGGTGCGTTGCGTGCAGCAAAAGGATTGTTGCTGACTGCCGAGGCGCAACTGAAGGCTGGTGCGGGTCAGCTAGAGCGCCAGCAGGTGATCGAGGTGTTGCAAGCCGCCCTGACATTGGCCAGACAGCTGGGAGCATCTGCCGAAAATGCCCAGGCAATTGCCCTGAATGCGCAGCCGCAGCAGTCCCTGACTGATGCCGTGAATGCGTTGGGCCACGGTGCCAATGATCAGGCCAATGGCACCGGCAATGGCGCGCAACCCATCATCGCGTTGAGTGGGCCTGCCGGTGTCGCTGCGGCGACGTCCCGCAGCATCGTCATGGGCGCAGGCGAGCATATCGACAGCGTTGCCCAGCAGAACCAGCAGCTCACCGCGGGTAAAAAAGTGGTCGTCAATGCGGGCGACGAAATCGGCCTGTTCGCCCAGGGTGGCGACATGCGCCATATCGCCCATAAGGGGCAACTGCTGTTGCAGGCCCAACACAACAGCATTCAGGTGCAGGCAGACCAGAGCGTGGAAATCAGCGCCAGTCAGCAACATGTGTTGGTCGCTGCCGACAAGCACATCACCCTGTTGTGCGGTGGGGCCTATATCAAGATGCAGGGCGGCCATATCGAGCTGGGCATGCCTGGCAATTTCACGGTGAAAGCCGCGAACAAATACTTCGTTGATCCAAGCCATGCCGCAGCGCAACTCAATAGCTGGCCCAGCACCTCGTTCAACGAACGCTTTCAGACCTTCTTCGCCAACGGCCAACCCATCCGCAACCGTGCCTACGCGCTGGTGCGCAAAGACGGCGCACGGTTCGAAGGCCGCACCGATGGTGATGGCTTCGTCACCCTGCAACAGGGCATGACGCTGGAAGGGCTTGCACTGCAATGGCTTGAAAACGGAGAACCCGCATGA
- the tssE gene encoding type VI secretion system baseplate subunit TssE, with protein MGASLFERLEPDAPRYRPGSADEQARQRVEAIKGHLEQVLNSRQGCSQSSPELGLRDFNGVTQASSDLVVAISTDIRRSVEAFEPRIKVTGVRFQPDPDLPLELNFRLDCQVQVNHKEEQVQIEVAMHGRDGYTRVR; from the coding sequence GTGGGTGCCAGCCTGTTCGAACGCTTGGAACCCGACGCACCGCGCTACCGCCCCGGCAGCGCGGATGAACAGGCGCGCCAGCGTGTCGAGGCGATCAAAGGCCACTTGGAACAGGTGCTCAACTCACGCCAGGGCTGCTCGCAAAGCAGCCCTGAGCTGGGCCTGCGCGATTTCAATGGTGTCACCCAGGCCAGCAGTGACCTGGTGGTGGCCATCAGCACCGATATCCGGCGTTCGGTGGAAGCGTTTGAACCGCGCATCAAGGTCACGGGCGTGCGCTTTCAGCCCGACCCGGACCTGCCGCTGGAGCTGAACTTCCGCCTGGATTGCCAGGTGCAGGTCAACCACAAGGAAGAACAGGTGCAGATCGAGGTGGCCATGCACGGCCGCGACGGCTACACCCGCGTGAGATGA
- the tssB gene encoding type VI secretion system contractile sheath small subunit — MSKSQSSVAPKERINIKYVPATGDQQAEVELPLKLLITGDFKGHGELSALEDRQSVRIDQDTFNEVLSKAEVALDMAVPSVLNNDQDTDLNVQLQFKNINDFGPDAVARQVPELNKLLELREALVALKGPMGNVPAFRKHLQNLLTDETARQRLASELNLVLDAPNN, encoded by the coding sequence ATGTCGAAATCTCAAAGTTCCGTCGCGCCTAAAGAACGCATCAATATCAAGTACGTCCCAGCCACAGGTGATCAACAAGCCGAAGTCGAGTTACCACTGAAGCTGTTGATCACGGGTGATTTCAAAGGCCACGGTGAACTAAGCGCCCTTGAGGACCGGCAATCCGTTCGAATAGATCAAGACACCTTCAATGAAGTACTCAGCAAAGCCGAAGTTGCTCTGGACATGGCGGTTCCGTCTGTTCTTAACAACGACCAAGACACCGACTTGAACGTGCAACTTCAATTCAAAAACATCAATGACTTCGGCCCCGATGCGGTCGCCCGCCAAGTACCGGAGTTGAACAAGTTGCTGGAACTGCGCGAAGCCTTAGTTGCGCTCAAGGGCCCCATGGGCAATGTCCCGGCCTTTCGTAAACACCTGCAAAACCTGCTGACCGATGAAACCGCCCGTCAACGCCTTGCCAGTGAGCTGAACCTGGTGCTCGACGCGCCCAACAACTGA
- the vasI gene encoding type VI secretion system-associated protein VasI produces MRKGWQRWRWIGGLCTVLIAPQVNAQDCPAIVSPLKRLECFDLAAGTPIYHPPAPPRTLSRVLPIVDLVQRNEAKRPPEDQRFLLSSFPAPDNAQPPRLVISAPALGALPPRPYLAISCESKISRLQLVLDEPAKPNKIRIQLFKDERPVSAAYQWQVLDDAGLVVDAGRGLQAISLLRNMGGGQRLRLESDYPRLHGLVFDAEGLGELIEQERQACRW; encoded by the coding sequence ATGCGCAAAGGATGGCAACGTTGGCGTTGGATTGGGGGCCTGTGTACGGTACTGATTGCCCCGCAAGTAAATGCACAAGATTGCCCGGCGATCGTGTCTCCACTCAAACGCCTGGAATGCTTTGACCTGGCTGCCGGCACGCCCATCTATCATCCGCCTGCACCGCCGCGCACCCTGAGTCGGGTGCTGCCGATTGTCGATCTGGTGCAGCGCAATGAGGCCAAGCGCCCGCCCGAGGACCAGCGCTTCTTGTTATCGTCATTCCCAGCGCCGGACAACGCTCAGCCACCCCGGCTGGTCATCTCGGCGCCCGCCTTGGGCGCATTACCGCCCCGGCCCTATTTGGCCATCAGCTGCGAGTCAAAAATTTCGCGGTTGCAATTGGTGTTGGATGAACCGGCCAAGCCCAACAAAATCCGCATTCAATTGTTCAAGGACGAACGTCCGGTTTCGGCAGCTTATCAATGGCAGGTGTTGGACGACGCGGGCCTGGTAGTCGATGCCGGGCGCGGCCTGCAGGCGATTTCCTTGTTGCGCAACATGGGCGGTGGCCAGCGCCTGCGATTGGAGAGTGACTATCCGCGGCTGCACGGCCTGGTATTCGATGCCGAGGGGCTGGGCGAACTGATCGAACAGGAGCGTCAGGCATGTCGCTGGTAA